A stretch of DNA from Malus sylvestris chromosome 9, drMalSylv7.2, whole genome shotgun sequence:
ccgtttaGAAAGaaatctgttatctttgggagtgagaatgttccttgccaccaccgcagcggttatattattcttcatcacggaatccccaacggtaagaggaccagtaagggataagaaggatgggcgccatatgttgtctggagaaggcgcggttgcctcttcaccaaggttcaagtcaaaacgatggtcggaagggccagacattttcaaaggtgttgaagagagaagaggtcagacaaatcaagatcttaaaagtgcaagaatggagcttctactggtggagattcaagtgtgctttggaacttaatgccagcctctataaaaatctgcactcgatggagcttcagaaatcgaagaggtgcctgctcagaaatcaaagaggcatttgctttctcaaaagctgggctgctcagagaccacgagggccgatctcagagatcgaagaggcatttgctttctcaaaagttgggttgctcaaagaccatgagggccgatctcaaaaatcggagaggcgcttgctttatcaaaagctgggctgctcagagaccacgagggccgatctcagaaatcgaagaggcacctgctttctcAGCtttgtcagcatctgtcacatgcacactcaactttgcggaaattacgggcaatctgttgaagatttctggtgaagtagaaagcacgtgaatcttactgttcaatcatccactttccacacgcaacatcagctcatgggtaccatagataactttgccaaagatctctgacaaagtttagacacgtgaagcttgcagctcccactacattgctatgactaagaagggtaaaagattagcacagaaacaacactaacaaagtttagacacataaattttgaaggtttagctaccatattattacccacaagggtaaaggaacagcaccactactggataattggaaagtccctgtgtgtcaacctctgtgctccgtggcaaggtagactagcaaaaatgcccaacctttactcacattcgagaaaacactcccaacaagattgcttgcttcaaaatcaaagaggcaccgtcctccgaatctcgagagccagactcccaccaggaatactttctcaaaaatcgaagagacatcgctCTCTGAatttcaagagccagactcccagcaagattgctttctcaaaaatcgaagaggcaccgttctccgaatctcgagagccagatccccgacaggatcgcttgttcgaaaaccgaagaggcatgtctttctcaacttcgagagccagatctccttggataaagcttgtctgtaatcttcacacgcaacatcagctttccagataccataaaccattttttcaaagtgctctgacagagttaaaacacgtgaagttggcagctcccactacagtgctatgaccaagaagggtaaaggaataacattactacttgttattagggagactcctatatatgtcgacctctatcctcaacggacaggcagacctgcaaaaatgctcaacccttccttatatctgagagggcactcctaacgaagcatctcgaaatactcagctttctttccccccgataatacctctgcaaacaagctacactagagcaagaatatctcatatcatcagggttaaaagcaagagtatcccatatcatgctttttccctgtcttttcatttggccttgttcttacttgcaagacaaggagaaatagagcaatcagtcaacacttggaatcaagcttccagttaggaactgactgcctggaaccccttacctgattacttacctggcattgctctcgagtactcatcttcaacatcttatacttccagagaaaataccacatctgcctgaggaacagataaggcaagtgagaaggatacaaagaagcatgtggagacaagcgtaacagaacacgtgccgatacttccactactttgtcaatggcaaaagtatcccatatcagcagggtcgaacgtacactagatttgatggacttgttttgaccctcaaattctttagtcggccttatactctagaggtaaccagaaaaccctccagcctagttcaagaataagcatgtggaaagttacttcttcaaaagtaaaagtatctcatatcatctcttctcattttcttctctttatccttcatattgcctgcaagataaggagaatgagaacaatcagtcggaactcgaaatcaaacttctgatatgggactgattgcttggagctctgattgcttaccttgtatgtcacctcttttagcagatcccctagctcggtgacttgggggactcctactacatggtttgtatcgcgcttgaccaagcctgaaactacaagtaagcttcaagtgaaattgatacattaccttgtgcatctccactagttaaagataccacccctggacggaggaagagtacttccagagaagatgccacatctacctatgagacagataaggcaagtgaagacgataccacactttggtacttagaagtttcgtgattactcagcggcttggatcttgcaagtccccaaccgaggagcttcccctccaaccaagaggccaatcacagagcgacacgtgtcgacatcaaaagccaatcatagcgcaacacgtgtcaacatcggaagccaatcacaacacgacacgtgtcaatgccagaacaaggctagaaactctcttctataaaagaagatcattctcccaaaatatttcctaatgccatttgtactaaatcattcacttgtacccactaaaagagagcttgaacctatgtacttatgtaaacccttcacaattaatgataactcctctactccgtggatgtagccaatctgggtgaaccacgtacatcttgtgtttgctctcctgtctctatccttttacatacttatccatactaatgaccggagcaatctagcgaaggtcacaaacttaatactttttgttgtaccaaagtcatcactgattttgtgcatcaacaatccttaagtccttacctttttgcattggtaatggatgagttaacatgacatattcaagatgttattccttgttgtatgcttttcgcaaacgatatagggttgatagatgaaactcaggaaggggtaaatgcgaagcttaacatttggagagaagtgttggaatctaaaggttttcgcctaagccgatcaaagacagaatatatggaatacaagcgggatggatgaagtggaagagtgcatctggcgtgttgtgtgaccgtcgtatgccactgaagctcaagggaaaattttataggacatcaataaggtcggcgatgctatatggcatagaatgttgggcggtgaaacattaacacgtacacaaaatgggtgtagcggagatgaggatgcttcgttggaggtgtgggctcacgagaaaggataagattaggaatgagtgggttggacatgtgcaaagaaggcctactgacgcttcagttcgaagatgtgactacgggacaaaggttcagggccgaaggggtagaggaagacctaggaaaactttggaagagaccctaagaaaagacttagagtacttggatctaacggaggatatgacacaaaactgagcgcaatggcgttctaagattcacatagccgaccccacttagtgggaaaaggctttgttgttgttgttgtattgtcCTTTTGGATCCCAACAAGTTGATATATTTTCTATACTTGTATTTACTCGGCCCCCAACCTTACAATTCTAGCTCCTGAGTCCACGGTTTTGCAAGCTAAAGAGATATAGCCACTCTTTCGCATTTACTGTCACCAAGATAAAAGGACTTATCAGTTTTACCAAAAACCGTCAGACTAGGTGTGCTAGAATCTATGCCTAATTTCAGTTCAAGCTATCAAGATGTGAGCTGAGTCAACGATTACATTATGCTCTAATATTTTTCTAACCTATATACCTACCTCTCTCCTTCTTATTGGGGACGGTCAAATATATAAGGAGAAATTAAGCAGGGAGGGGCCAATTATGTCTATATGACAGATTTTATTTGGTCTACTACACATTATTCTTTAAAGCTTAAAAGTTTCTGCTGAATATATGCCAACAATTATCTtaaattttacattttaatGTTTAGTCTCGAAAAATAGAAGAGTTGGCCAAATTACCGCTTGTAAATTGTCTTAATTGGAATAGTTCATTCGATTGTCGTTTCCTGTCGGAATACATTATTATAAGACTCTCAACCTAATGTATACATGCCTTGTGTTTCCTATGCTTATCAAGTTGTAGGGTATGAAACCAAATTGTAAACAACATTTGTATACGTTCATGACTGGCATGGTGAACTCTTCTATTTCCAGTATTAGAAATAACACATACTGTTAACGTGCACAGTACTATAATGTAACGAATGTAATCCCCCTAATGAAGCCTTAGCGATTGCACTAGATTACAACTGAAAATGTTGAACTGGATATGTGGTTTTTCGTAGTGAGTGGTGCTGGCAGAGAAAGAAATACGTAGGTTGCTGCATAGTTGGAGAACTCTGCGAGTCTAGCTAGTTTCCAACATATGAAAGGTTGTTCTCTAGAGCAAGTTTATATTGGCCGATTGTTCAAGCTAGGGGCTTCTTTCTTAATTCCCGACGATATGTATCAAAATCTATATATAACAAAAGTTTGGGCTTTGGTGATCATTCTTGATTTCGCTTTTCAACAATTCATCTACTTTTATGAATCTGATGTATTCTTGGACAACTATGTATGATGTGcgcttattttatatttataagctTCATTGGCTTGTCATTCTGAAAGATTTCATTTTTGTGAAGCATGGTGAGGATTCTGGATCGATACGACCAATATTCCTATGCAGAACGGCAACGCACCGGAGCTGATTCTGAATCACAGGTATTTAATATCCTAGACCTAGTACTAAGAATATGTAGTAAAAGATGAAAAGTTGCATCAATTAGGTTTCTTTCTTGTATATATGTTTTTAGACTTGAGAATTGGTTACAAATTGAGGTCATTTTTCTCCTCTCATGTTTTGCATCCGATTTATGCATGCGTGTCCTTCAATACAATACTGATCCGCAAGAGATTGATTTAGGGTTGTTAACTGATTGCAAAACCTACCTTTCTAATAAGGTTGGATTAGGTTAAGCCATTAAAGATCCTGCAGAATCCCTAGTTTTCTGgtaattatatttttcattttatatgcACCTCATTATTTTTTAGATAGTACCGTACAAAAGCAACTGTGCATAATGTaccctcgttaaaaccttgtcGGGGATTTGAACCCTCTCAAAGAAATAATGTCAGGAGCCTCCTAAGTCCTAACCAATATTTGTAATGCTTGCCCATGGAGATGTTCTTGCATTTGAAAAACCGTGTAATAATTTCTGAATCTTAGATTGCGTTGATAAAGCTTGTATGCTTCTTATAGGAAAACTGGCCGGTGGAATACCCCAAGCTTGCGGCAAGGATTGAAGTCTTACAAAGGAAACTAAGGTAAATTATTTAAGCTATTGTTATTTAATTCAAGAATTTTATTCAGACAGGAAACGCTATTGAGAAAATCTAATCAAATAAATGTTGTGCGAGTGAGAGTGATATAGTAATTCCTAGATGCATGTGGTCTAATATATTCTAGTGGATAGGGTGTTGGGTTCCTACCCATGCATCCGAAGTTCGAAACTTCCCTCCCCCCTAAACTGTTGTAATAGTATCCCTCGCCTTAATAATagtaatttaatatatatatatatatatattatatagtaTTGATATATTTATGAAGAAATTGTTTTGAGAAAATGTTTTCATAGGTTGTATTTAACGTCTATTTCTCTAGGAATTTTGTGGGAGAAGATTTAGACCCCTTAAGCTTGAGAGAGCTTCAAGATTTGGAGCAACAGCTTGATACAGCTCTTAAGCGCATACGAACAAGAAAGGTAATGAAGTTACTTAACTCAATTAAAATAACTCTCAAATTAATCATATCTGTCATGGATTAGGTAAGCTACCTTGGCAtctaattaatataaattaatttatactTATTCCATATATAATTCTGACATTTGCAGAACCAACTCGTGCATGAATCCATTTCAGAGATGGACAAGAAGGTAGAATGTTGTTCCAATATGCATGTGTTTGTACGTGTGCGAGGACATTAACTAATCGTTGTATGTTTCTGGGTTAATTAGCTTAATTGTTACCTTAACTATAAGTATACCTTCACTCGGGTGGGCTTAGCATCAAACTTTAGGTATGTTTAATGGGATTAACATCATATTCAAATATGAAATGAAACTGGTGTTTATGCATGCGCATATATGCGTGTCTGTATATCTCACATTGTGACTTGTTCCAGCGAAAGGCTCTACGGGAACTAAACAAGTCGCTAGCAAAGAAggtaattaaaaatttaaaagcgttcttatatatatatatgttttatttatgagaaatatttttttagaatattaataaaattaaatctTGGATataacaacatatatataattgatcCAAGGTGAAGGAGAATAAAACGATGCTTGAGGAAGAACATGACCAGGTGCAGTTAGTAGGGCAGCAGCAAACTAACCAAGGCCGCCACAACTCATCCACCCTCATGCTCATGCCGCCGCCGCCCCAACCCCCATCAACACCAACACTACCTACTTTTCGAACCACCAGGtacgatctctctctctctctctctctctctcagagcgATGTTTCCAATGATCATATTATTTTAGAACTATAAAAAGTACAAGAACCGGAAACACATTAGGGTTGCGTGGAAAAgctaattatatgtatgtaGAAAATCATGCAGTGGGGGAGTCCAGGCAAGAGGAGCAGTGGATGACAATGATTCTGATAAAGGCGGAAGACCTCCACCTCGACCGGCTGCTGCTACAAACACACGCATGCCACTGTGGATGCTTTCGCCATTTGAATGAAATATAAGCTTCGCCGGAAGACGACCACCTCGACCGGCGGAATACCTTCTAATGCTTTCGCCATTTGAATGAAATATAAGCTTTCGCCATTTGAATAAAATATAAGCTTTGCTATTGTAATTAaagaataatattaaaaacaatgtttcttcaaacttgtaattaatattCTAATCGtcttgaaagaaattttgggGTTCACATGAGTGATCAGTGGCTGATCCAGGAAAAATATTTCAGGGGTCACATGTAAAAGTTTACAAACAAATTTTAGACAtataataactttaaaaatTGAATCATAGTTCCAGCATTCATAACTTATAGAACAAATAACAATACAAGTTACAATAGTCTTCGACGcgttttcatattttgaaaatgttgcattatagcttcattgtcaatgaaagaaaaaacattGCTCTCAATCAAGGaataaaatatcggtaatatcggaaatatcggtagtccgaaaacacggaaatatcaatggaaatatcgggataatatcgatatcgataaaaattacatgggaaccacggaaattgtaagaaaaacttggaaatttttattgaaactttgcaggaagtttatttagtcaattatctattagtttatcacaaaaaattggaaggaaatgcattgcatgatggatttaacattatcaagttgattatatagcgagctgacaaacattgtgaatgtagaaaatatgtagtaattaatgaaagaagtttaaacacaccaattgGGGCTTATTGCGGCAAGTTTTTTAGATATGACCTCGCATCAAGTCGTCTTTTATGTTAATTTGTAATCTTAACTGGTTTTGTTGTGTTGTGTCAATTAGTTAAATTAAGCGGTACATCCAATTGGGgcttataaacattttaattctCCTTAAAAATCTAAGGGCAtttaatcaggattttaagttaTTCTTTAAAGTTTAAGGGGTATTCGATCATGATTTTTAAGAAATTCATACATTCCAAATGTATTCATTTCGAAATTGATTCGAAGAGATTTTTAAAAAGTTGGGAAACtcgaaaaaaatagaaatattttacataatattttaaacattctcAAATCGCTCCCtgaaaatttgagagaattcacttaaaattttacataaaagttttaaaatttattaaacttcatcaaaattcataaatttttaaatctattataatcctttaaaatctgaatggagtaaaaaattcaaatctaaacctAATATGAAACAATCACTAAATTACATAGAATTTCTAAACCAAATCTAACAAGGATAAATTACAATTCTAATACGATGTTGTAATTACTTGGAGTTTTTTAGGGCAATATGTAACACCCACCCCCATTTATAAAGATATATTTGTGTAATTATCCCCTAAACAttttaatatatcaaattggtcctCTTTGACTACCAATCAGGATCCAAAACATTGGATCCCTTTCTTTCTGAAGTGGCCATGTGGCAGCCCCCCCTCCactcttctcttttctctctctgttcCCCCGTGActcccttcttcttttcttcttctttctgttttcttttctttttcttctgtctccctctcggctctctctcatatctccctcatctctcttctctgcaccgcAGCACGCACGCACCCATCTCCCTGCGCGAGgaacatcaccatcaccatctcgTCCGTCGTCCCCATCGGCGCTCTTTACTCCCTCTCCCTCTGGCTCTCCAACTCCGCCTACATCTTCCTCTCCGTCTCCTTCATCCAGATGCTCCAAGCCCTCATGCCCGTCGCCGTCTACTCCATCGGCGTCGCCGTCTACTCCATCGGCATCGCCGTCTACTCCATCGGCGTCAGCGTCGCCTTTCAAGCAATGtcgcgataatatcgctaatatcgcgatattttcgatatttttttACGAAAACCTATTGGATGTGTGTGGAAATATCGGACTCcgaaaaaaacgataatatcggcgaaatatcgccgatattatcgattttttataCCATGCTCTCAATATAAACCACtatgctatcactcaaccattgatcttcCATTCTGTTACGCAATGGAATCTTCACAATATTCATAGCGGAAAAAACTCTCTCCACTGAAGCAGTAGCAACTAGTAGAACCAAAGCCAATGTAATTAGCAAATACACATGATTATATACTCTATTCCTTCCagtctccaccatttttttttttgcaaggcTACCAATTCCTTTCAATTGAAAAAATTCACTATTTGAGagcatataaaaaatataatgcccaagttgatcttcaagtgccAAGAGTTGACAAGTAGTAAATTCATTCGGATAAAATGAGCAAAACAAATTAGCTTTTGTTCATCAAAAGTCGAGAATGAATCATTCGGGCTCAAACTTGCTAAACAAAGAAACAACTCTATATTTACCTCATCAAGCGACTATTTAATTTCACAAGTTGCTTATCAACGATAGCAACAAAGAGCTCCACATGATAATGATGGAAGTTTGTGATTCTTTGAGCTCTACGCTGTGATCTCCCTAGAGTAACATATCCATCATCCAAGCGTTTATTTTTTTGGCTCTTggcgtttattttttttattaaactaagGGTCCGAAACTATGTGTTTTAACAAAgtaatatttattaaataataataataataataagagcCACTCTTACAGTTGGAGGGCATGTATGAACCCAACTCCAATCTTTAAAGAGGCACCACCCAAGTTATCTATGAACATTCACCGAAGTTCAGAGGATCATCACTCAAGTTATCTCTGGACATTCACTGAAGTTCGTGGGGTCAGCTGACCCCTACCTCTCAATGCATCCGCCtctgtaagtgaagaattatgcaAAGTCCCGCGTCAAAAACCTAACAATTATATTTTGACCTGAGCATAACTGTTGTTTGTCTCTTTGAATTATTACTCCAGTTGAAAGTAAATTCgaactatttttttggtaaattaatcTTTAGGACTTTTTAAAATCAGCCAATTAACCCCACTGTTAAACCCGATGAAATTTTGTCTACTTTGCTGTCAAATACTAGCACAACTTGACCCTCAAAAGTGAATCACAAGCTAGTATTTGACAGCAAAGTATATGAACTTTCATCAAAATTGACGGGGTTAATTGACTAATTTCAAATAGTTTAGGAGGttaatttatcaaaaaaatAGTTTGGGGAATCAATTTCAACTGGAGTAAATAGTTCAGGGCTCGAACGACAGTTTAGCTTATATTGAGAAGTCATCAGATTTGGTCGAGAATCAAGTCTTTCATTTTTATACACATATTGAATAATTACATAAACAAGTCCGACATCTCAATGTGAATGTTTTGAATACAACCGTGTACTTGACTTAATTGTGGTTACAAACGATATTAGTTTGACATATATACATGGGTTTAACCCCTTCATAATCTGATTACAACTTCTTCCATAAAGTGATTAACTTGAATTAATGGATGTCAATTTTAAATCTAATCCAATCGTTTCTTCACATCGAATAA
This window harbors:
- the LOC126583965 gene encoding truncated transcription factor CAULIFLOWER A-like isoform X5 — encoded protein: MGRGKVQMKRIENKISRQVTFSKRRSGLLKKAHEISVLCDAEVAVIVFSTVGKLFEYSTDFSMVRILDRYDQYSYAERQRTGADSESQENWPVEYPKLAARIEVLQRKLRNFVGEDLDPLSLRELQDLEQQLDTALKRIRTRKNQLVHESISEMDKKRKALRELNKSLAKKVKENKTMLEEEHDQVQLVGQQQTNQGRHNSSTLMLMPPPPQPPSTPTLPTFRTTSGGVQARGAVDDNDSDKGGRPPPRPAAATNTRMPLWMLSPFE
- the LOC126583965 gene encoding truncated transcription factor CAULIFLOWER A-like isoform X4 — encoded protein: MGRGKVQMKRIENKISRQVTFSKRRSGLLKKAHEISVLCDAEVAVIVFSTVGKLFEYSTDFSMVRILDRYDQYSYAERQRTGADSESQENWPVEYPKLAARIEVLQRKLRNFVGEDLDPLSLRELQDLEQQLDTALKRIRTRKNQLVHESISEMDKKRKALRELNKSLAKKVKENKTMLEEEHDQVQLVGQQQTNQGRHNSSTLMLMPPPPQPPSTPTLPTFRTTSGGVQARGAVDDNDSDKGGRPPPRPAAATNTRMPLWMLSPFE
- the LOC126583965 gene encoding truncated transcription factor CAULIFLOWER A-like isoform X2, which codes for MGRGKVQMKRIENKISRQVTFSKRRSGLLKKAHEISVLCDAEVAVIVFSTVGKLFEYSTDFSMVRILDRYDQYSYAERQRTGADSESQENWPVEYPKLAARIEVLQRKLRNFVGEDLDPLSLRELQDLEQQLDTALKRIRTRKNQLVHESISEMDKKRKALRELNKSLAKKVKENKTMLEEEHDQVQLVGQQQTNQGRHNSSTLMLMPPPPQPPSTPTLPTFRTTRKSCSGGVQARGAVDDNDSDKGGRPPPRPAAATNTRMPLWMLSPFE
- the LOC126583965 gene encoding truncated transcription factor CAULIFLOWER D-like isoform X6; this encodes MGRGKVQMKRIENKISRQVTFSKRRSGLLKKAHEISVLCDAEVAVIVFSTVGKLFEYSTDFSMVRILDRYDQYSYAERQRTGADSESQENWPVEYPKLAARIEVLQRKLRNFVGEDLDPLSLRELQDLEQQLDTALKRIRTRKRKALRELNKSLAKKVKENKTMLEEEHDQVQLVGQQQTNQGRHNSSTLMLMPPPPQPPSTPTLPTFRTTRKSCSGGVQARGAVDDNDSDKGGRPPPRPAAATNTRMPLWMLSPFE
- the LOC126583965 gene encoding truncated transcription factor CAULIFLOWER A-like isoform X1, yielding MGRGKVQMKRIENKISRQVTFSKRRSGLLKKAHEISVLCDAEVAVIVFSTVGKLFEYSTDFSMVRILDRYDQYSYAERQRTGADSESQENWPVEYPKLAARIEVLQRKLRNFVGEDLDPLSLRELQDLEQQLDTALKRIRTRKNQLVHESISEMDKKRKALRELNKSLAKKVKENKTMLEEEHDQVQLVGQQQTNQGRHNSSTLMLMPPPPQPPSTPTLPTFRTTRKSCSGGVQARGAVDDNDSDKGGRPPPRPAAATNTRMPLWMLSPFE
- the LOC126583965 gene encoding truncated transcription factor CAULIFLOWER D-like isoform X7 produces the protein MGRGKVQMKRIENKISRQVTFSKRRSGLLKKAHEISVLCDAEVAVIVFSTVGKLFEYSTDFSMVRILDRYDQYSYAERQRTGADSESQENWPVEYPKLAARIEVLQRKLRNFVGEDLDPLSLRELQDLEQQLDTALKRIRTRKRKALRELNKSLAKKENKTMLEEEHDQVQLVGQQQTNQGRHNSSTLMLMPPPPQPPSTPTLPTFRTTRKSCSGGVQARGAVDDNDSDKGGRPPPRPAAATNTRMPLWMLSPFE
- the LOC126583965 gene encoding truncated transcription factor CAULIFLOWER A-like isoform X3, translated to MGRGKVQMKRIENKISRQVTFSKRRSGLLKKAHEISVLCDAEVAVIVFSTVGKLFEYSTDFSMVRILDRYDQYSYAERQRTGADSESQENWPVEYPKLAARIEVLQRKLRNFVGEDLDPLSLRELQDLEQQLDTALKRIRTRKNQLVHESISEMDKKRKALRELNKSLAKKENKTMLEEEHDQVQLVGQQQTNQGRHNSSTLMLMPPPPQPPSTPTLPTFRTTRKSCSGGVQARGAVDDNDSDKGGRPPPRPAAATNTRMPLWMLSPFE